Proteins co-encoded in one Brassica rapa cultivar Chiifu-401-42 chromosome A02, CAAS_Brap_v3.01, whole genome shotgun sequence genomic window:
- the LOC103832518 gene encoding uncharacterized protein LOC103832518, with product MEKKFQIRIPKFSGGPTAEELLDWIVTVEEILEFKHVPLNQCVPVVAMQFRNRAAAWWTQLKTTRTRLNKPKIVTWDKLKKHLKKTFLPYNYEHLMFQKLQHLRQGNRTVEEYATEFFLLLNRIDLHDSEHQIVARFIGGLRQQIQHTLNLFNPLTIAEAHQQALTVEAQNKTTSSPWSANRQQRSSPTTNAATAATLPVNPLTDTAIVPVEQNRPNRTTTLRCFACGELGHRQSACPTRNRRGLLLDSTGRDVEIEFEEVLDDEPEELDADTGVSLMLRRSCLAPRLQPDFPQRNNLFHSRCTIAGKVCSLIIDSGSSENVIAADAVAKLSLQEEKHPTPYKLAWLQQKKDVLITRRALVAFSIGNAYHDQLYCDVVPMDACHLLLGFPWEFDRRVLHDGFLNTYSFKYNNRNFTLKPFLPHQTSTPPPTPTPSPTPAPLLILHKKSFETAMRTEDVVFILTVTPSSSPITPKVSPEFSILLQEFADVFPEDLPPGLPPLRDIQHQIDLVPDANLPNRPHYRMSPTEHEELRKQVEELVVKGFLRESMSPCAIPALLIPKKDGSWRMCVDSRAVNKITVRYRFPMPRLDDLLDQIGTAFIRFAFNKEMSGKQLSKHGKALRPFIGKFVVVYFDDILSFSLTLEEHLLHLREVLLVLCRDKLFATIKKCEFGSSQVHFLGYIVSTSGLSVVPAKVSAIQSWPEPSTISEARSFHGLASFYRRFVPQFSAIMAPLTNCIRDGTLTWTSEAASAFHAIKDKLTSAPIFSLPDFTSVFELHCDASKTGIGAVLIQHKRPIAFFSEKISGARFRYSTYYIEFYAIIQAVKHWRHYLFHKEFILYTDHDALNLSPCFLDILSTAVYFCH from the exons ATggaaaaaaagtttcaaatccGAATTCCCAAATTCAGCGGTGGACCCACTGCTGAGGAGTTACTTGATTGGATAGTTACAGTTGAGGAGATTTTGGAATTCAAACATGTCCCGTTGAACCAATGTGTTCCTGTCGTTGCAATGCAATTTCGCAATCGCGCCGCAGCCTGGTGGACACAGCTCAAAACAACAAGAACGCGTCTGAACAAACCCAAGATCGTCACTTGGgataaactaaaaaaacatCTAAAGAAGACTTTCTTGCCCTATAACTATGAACACCTTATGTTTCAGAAACTTCAACATTTACGTCAAGGCAACCGAACAGTGGAAGAATATGCCACTGAATTCTTTTTGCTTCTAAACCGGATCGATCTCCATGATTCGGAACACCAAATTGTAGCTCGGTTTATTGGCGGCCTTCGACAGCAAATTCAACATACTCTGAACTTGTTTAATCCTCTTACCATTGCTGAGGCTCACCAACAAGCTTTAACAGTTGAAGCTCAAAATAAAACAACTTCCTCACCGTGGAGCGCAAACCGACAACAACGATCGTCACCAACCACCAACGCGGCGACTGCTGCGACTCTGCCCGTCAACCCTCTAACGGACACAGCAATTGTTCCGGTTGAACAAAATCGCCCTAACCGCACGACCACACTACGATGTTTCGCTTGTGGTGAACTTGGTCACAGGCAATCTGCTTGTCCAACAAGGAACCGCCGAGGCTTACTTCTTGACTCAACAGGTCGGGATGTAGAAATAGAATTTGAAGAAGTCTTAGACGACGAACCAGAAGAACTCGATGCTGACACCGGTGTGTCTCTAATGCTTCGACGATCATGCCTTGCTCCACGTCTGCAGCCAGATTTTCCCCAACGCAACAATCTCTTTCACTCTCGTTGTACGATTGCAGGAAAAGTATGTAGCCTTATTATCGACTCCGGCAGTAGTGAGAATGTCATCGCGGCAGATGCCGTCGCCAAGCTATCTCTTCAAGAAGAAAAACACCCTACTCCTTACAAGCTTGCTTGGCTTCAACAAAAAAAGGACGTCCTCATCACCCGACGCGCCTTGGTTGCATTCTCAATTGGTAATGCTTATCATGATCAACTTTATTGTGACGTGGTTCCAATGGACGCATGCCACTTACTTCTTGGATTTCCATGGGAATTTGATCGACGCGTCCTCCATGATGGTTTTCTCAACACCTACAGCTTCAAATACAACAACCGTAACTTCACATTGAAGCCTTTTCTACCCCATCAAACATCAACACCACCACCAACACCAACACCATCTCCCACACCCGCCCCCCTGttaatacttcataaaaaaTCTTTTGAAACAGCAATGCGTACGGAAGACGTTGTGTTCATCTTAACGGTGACGCCATCCTCGTCACCGATAACTCCAAAAGTCTCTCCTGAGTTTTCTATACTTCTTCAAGAATTTGCTGATGTCTTCCCAGAAGATTTGCCTCCAGGATTGCCTCCACTACGGGATATCCAGCATCAAATTGATCTAGTCCCAGACGCTAATCTACCAAACCGTCCGCACTACCGTATGAGCCCCACAGAACATGAAGAGTTGCGCAAACAGGTTGAGGAACTTGTCGTTAAAGGATTCTTACGTGAAAGTATGAGTCCTTGTGCCATACCAGCCCTTCTAATTCCCAAGAAAGATGGCTCTTGGCGCATGTGCGTTGACAGCCGTGCAGTAAACAAAATCACAGTCCGTTACCGTTTTCCGATGCCACGACTTGACGACCTTCTAGATCAAATTGGTACAGCTTTCATCAGATTCGCATTCAacaaggagatgagtggaaaacagctTTCAAAACACGGGAAG GCTCTACGACCTTTTATTGGGAAATTCGTCGTGGTCTACTTCGATGATATTTTGAGTTTCAGTCTAACGCTTGAGGAACATCTTCTTCACTTACGTGAGGTCCTTCTTGTTCTCTGTCGCGATAAACTCTTTGCAACCATAAAAAAATGCGAGTTCGGTTCATCCCAAGTACACTTCTTGGGGTATATCGTCTCTACTTCTGGTCTCTCCGTGGTTCCTGCGAAAGTCTCGGCAATTCAGTCTTGGCCAGAGCCTAGCACGATCTCTGAAGCTCGGAGTTTTCACGGTCTTGCATCCTTTTATCGCCGGTTCGTTCCTCAGTTTAGCGCCATTATGGCTCCATTAACGAACTGTATTCGTGATGGTACATTGACATGGACTTCGGAAGCCGCAAGTGCCTTCCACGCGATCAAAGACAAGTTAACGTCGGCCCCCATCTTTTCTCTTCCCGATTTTACTTCAGTCTTTGAACTCCATTGTGATGCCTCTAAAACGGGAATTGGTGCAGTTCTCATCCAACATAAACGACCTATTGCATTCTTTAGTGAAAAGATTTCTGGTGCCCGCTTCAGATACAGTACGTATTACATCGAGTTCTATGCTATCATACAAGCAGTCAAACATTGGCGCCATTACTTGTTTCATAAAGAATTCATCCTCTACACTGATCACGACGCGCTAAACCTCTCGCCATGCTTCTTGGATATCTTATCTACAGCAGTTTACTTTTGTCATTAA